Below is a genomic region from Phragmites australis chromosome 20, lpPhrAust1.1, whole genome shotgun sequence.
GGATCGACGTTGGGCACAGTTAGTTATAGTTGTAGATTTGGTGTTTTAGTAGGTATAGGGTTAGGGCTTTGGGAGGTGTCAATGGAGACGACCCCTCACTTGCTTTTGTTCTCCATGCTGGTCTTTGGCGTGTTTGCCGGTCTCTGCTTCAGTTTCGGTAACGACCATGGCAGGCGCTTAGCAAGGTATGCTTTTAGTATGTGTGTTGCGATTTTGGGGGATGTCTTTGATCCCCTTTGTTTGTTTGGATGCGCTCTTGTGTTGCTGCGTCGCTAGGTTGGATACCGACGATGGCATAGTGTTCATCTAGGTCTTCATCCTTCCCGTGGTTGAGGGTGGTGGCTCTAGAGGAATCTCCTCAGTTGTTATGGCCGCTAATGTTCATTCAGTGGGTCAAATGCGTTCCAGCTGTGGTCAGGGACGTTGGCTACTGCAGTGCTTCCAAGGTTTGGGGCCCATCATCACAGTCAATTGGAGGGCTGAGCTCCGACGTCGGTGATCTGTGTTGTGCTCGTGCAAGGGGCGGCGATGGTCGACGTCGGTGGCGGAGGAAGAAGATTACAAGAAGGCCCTAGTTTTACTTCTTTATATTTTCCGTTCTTATCAGGGGCCTAGATGTAAAAGGGGATGTACTGTGTTTTTAATTTAATATAAATCCTACCCTTTCTCTAAAGAAAATCTACATGAacattcaaaataaaaattacaccCCATCTACTATTGGAACATTTATCCATGTTCTGATGTTTCATTTGACCAATTCACACATTTGCCATACTTAACATTAAGTTCTTTTCTCTCAATGATCTAGAAGAATACCCGCCAAAAGAATGATCTAGAAGAAACTAGTCATCACCATATTGGAGGAAGGAAGGAGGGAGGGTGGGAGAGAAACATGAAGACCGATGGGACCTAAGTCTTAGATGCGGCCCACTTAGCCCAATAAGCAATCAAATAAATCAAATCGACATCACACAAGTTAGGCCATATTAGGCAATTAAAGGCGGGGAACCTGCCACCGACTACATCACACAAGTTTTTATATCATATGCGTAAATTTTTACTACATTGCCAttcaaattttcttttactAAATTAACTTCTTTGATTTAAGCTTCGTAAACCTACACTTCTAGGAGCCAAAAAAAGATTCCACAAAATAAATTGACATGGATTTTGTGGACTTGCGTCCTCAGCCCAAACCAAACAAACATCAGTCTATAGGCACGCTCAAACAACCATTCTCCAGGTCAACCAAAACTTCCGGACCGCTTCACTGTGGCCTCCGGTGACTCGCCCGCCCGCTGTGCCACCTCCTCCTTTGACACTCGGCCGCCGGGTTGCCGACGCCAGGAAGATGAAATGATGCATGACACGTCGCCATGCTGGTGAAACCATCCCGAATTGTGCAAATTAAGTCGATCGACAAGAAGCAACTAAGGAACTAAGAAATTAAAGTTTATATTTGTAATAGCACAACGGTGAAACAACGGGGCTCCAAGAGTACATATAGCAGTAACATACATCAGacgcacatgcatacatacgAGCATGGCGTAACTGAGAGTCTGAAGAGACGTACGCTACATGTCTAATGTGGGACGAGCCATCCACCACATGCAACCGATGAGCAGATCACCGGACAACATGGCAGCACCGCAGGTCGCCGTCTGGTCGTCGCAGTTCTCACGGCGCGGCTTAGTTCCCCCTATCACGGCGCGTCCTCCTCATCTGTCAAAATACACTCATCAGATAAATCAAAATAATGCATGACACCTCTCGATGCCGGTACGTGAAACCATCACAAATTATGCAAAGTCGCTAAGAAGAAACTTTTTCTAGAACTATTTACGTAAGAGATTGCACaagtgttttatctttgaaggGTGAAACTGACCAGATTTCACTatatgaaaaacaaacaaaagaaaatagaatTAGTGAAAACAGACAAAAGAGACATagaattagtgacaggtcgtcatatgatctgtcacttacgTTAAAAATGACATGTCgtagttgtgatccgtcactaatgatttgtcattagtgatgggtcattctAGATCAGTCATaaagtgacggatcaaattatgacccatcacttatgactattTATCAGAGACGGATCATTATGGGTCTTGTTATGATTCATCACGAATGACTAATTCATCAGTAACGGGTCATCCAaaagagtcattagtgacgggtcaagttttgacccgtcactaatgagaaGTTTTGACCCATGAGAACAGATGAAGAAATCTTAATTACTCAATCATTAGATATATTAGTCAATTAATTTGATGaaatattagatatattagCCCATCAACTCTTTTGTTTTTTCACGTAGTTGTGAAATATCTAATATATCCTTCATaatgtatcaattataaatctagctagtaTTAATTAGAAATAATAACTATACAATTTCCTATATTCAATAGTAAAATTTTGATTGATTTGCAAAACATAATATGTGTAGTAAAATGGTAAATACAAATATCATTTTTCTAAAGCAATTTGATTTATAGTAGtgtatttacaaatatttttattttatttttgtcttattTTCCTCATCTCACaaacactagaatatgaactattgtatatttctgctcaagtttgatataagggaTGACGGCTAAGGGCACAAACGTGCGTTTcaaaaaatggtgcagaaactttctgGGACGAGAACTTAATCTTTCAAGCCATTTTTAGCCTTGAAAATTCACCAAACCCGACAACATCGGGGgaaaatggatgtaactttttctgtagatgttcgtagaatcaaaaaacatcgaaatcagagtccgtatgcaaagGTTTGTGTATCTACTGTACAAAGCTAAAAAGTTTGTAATGTTCCTTCCTCCCGCATCGATTTTCTTCCGCTCGTGACTTTCTTCCGCTCCTTTCCCCTTGTGCCAACAGGTGGACCCATGCCCAACGCCCGCATTCCCTTCCCCGTCACCGCGTTCCCGTGCAATTTCCATTCCGCCCGGGCCGACTGGTGGGCCATCCATCCGCGTCTCTCTCCTCTCCAATTTCCCGACCcaagccaccgccgcctcctcctcttccacacCTGAGCCACGCCGACGACGCCACCTCCACTCCCACCTTCCCCGACCCCCTCGTgctcctcgcctcctccccaCCACCTCGCGACTCCGCTGCCTCCCTGCCGCCCAGCTGATTCCCCACATGACGCCTTGGCCACGCCACCTCCCCACTGCCCCCTCCAGGcccgccgtcgccaccgcctCCCCGCTGACATCGctcgtctcctcctccttcaccacAACCCCTCCAGGCGGATAGTTGCGAGCCTCGCCTCAACCATAGATCTGGAGGTCGTGGTTGCTGTTCGACGACGACACGACGGCGGAGGTCGTCAACTCCGGCAGCTCCCTCATCCCCTAGGCGGCTATCGGCATGGTGGACCTCCTCCTTGACCGCCATGACATCGCCACCTCATCAACCACATGCCCCCTCGCCCACACCGCCTACTCCGTGGTCCTCCTATCCGCCCCCTCCCCCGACGGCGTCTCCGAGGCCAAGCTCGATCACGAGTGCTTCCTCGACCTCACGGGGTTCTTCTCCGCTCTGGGTAAGACGCTCTCCTCTCCTCAATTCGATTCATTTTGACTGATTTGTCGCTTGGTCTCAGACTGGTCGCCGCTTGGCTGGCGAAGGGCGGAGGGGGGAGCACGCGGTGTCCGCGGAAGGCACGGCGCGGTAGTGGTGAGGCTGACAACATGAGGACGGGGCGGTCCGCCGGTGTGGTGAGTCGACCGATTTCTCCCCCTATTCTCATCACAGTTGGCTTACTCCAAATAATAGTATCTGTTTACATGCTCCCGTATCGGATTCCCCTCACTTTTCTGAAATGCTCTAATAAATCAACTAATCATCGACATAAGTGATGATTCTAACTCTCTAACCTACTACTCATCAATGTTTGAAACCTTTGTCCGTTCTATGTTAGAAAAATTGGTTTTGTTGTGCATATTCATCTTCACTTACCCATCTTgtcatgcttgcaaatgctttggctcctcttgtctccctcttgctcttggtcttcttctctgtCTTGATACAATCAATTATTTTGATCAAGTCTTTCATAAAATTCGATGTTCAATATTGATCTTAttgatgttcttcttcacttgagagatgagcttggtgacttcatggtctattttttcatcacttgatgtgctttgctcatcatctttattgctctctccatcttcatctttatcttcatcatcttcgtttgagcttgactattactcttgcctcctcatctttgtattcatgtgttggcatggtgcttgcttgcttgtgagagtaaggttcttgacGTTGGATGAGGAAAAGGCTTCTACCCTcatgtttatggtcatctcatgcACAGTGACCTTACTGAGAACTtgatttggagtcatcttgctcatatcatggttgtcgtagatgatagagactatcaacttgtacttcgaaagaagaacttgaagtattattcttaccacttgatcatcttcaatttacGTCAAaactagcccattgatctcattgaaaagaatattcaaacatgagtatgtatcattagcactttcatggggtagttgtttgatgccattgagcttagtaacaagtacatgatatttctcattgcgcatatcctttgtatcTTCATGtttttcaatgagactattacaaatatcatgtacattggtaagagaataaacataattaaatgtatcaacattTAAATATGGTAAAAAGATACTTATcgctaatgcatctaattgtctctccttattggtgatgtaaggtctcatcccttcctcagcgatcctccaaacatctaaacttttagcttgcaaataacaaatcattagaatttttcaatgggGAAATTAGTGCTGTTGAAACGTGGAGCGTTataggtatccatcccaacttcgGACGTCataactctaggatgttaagcctatcaaaagCACGAGGttctgatactaattgtgagaaacagtgacatcctaagagggagatgaattaggatacttaaagaTCTAACTGGCTCCAAAACTTCACAAGGTAAACccatctcaatttctatctaaatatactctagatttatctagtgtgtctactctatcactcaagaggattgcaacatactctagcaagacgaattgcaagaatgtaaatacagaaatgtaaataaggtagagagacaaactcggtacaatggatttttatcccgtggtatcgatgacatgaatgtcacccctagttcacgttggagcttcaccaaagatatgctcctgATCAGCACCTGGTCataactcttgagccaccaagccactaagatAATGTCTccccactagcctctcttccagtcacttaccgccgtgatcactttgaagtttgaactactaagacaagggtctctgcgtccccgtacacgtgtcttatcGTAGCTCTataccaagtcgaagggtcaacaagcttgagccaacaAGGCCCAAGGTGCCGGAGAGTCGACAAGACTGCAAGGCACcggtgtacctctcggtacaagctcaaatcactcattgatccactctctagacagcaatcatctagcaacactctctctagacctataagcactactcactctctaatcttgtgcttaattatcttgaatgatcactttgaaTACTTTGGTAgtttgaatatcttctcaagtgtatatgggtttcTCTAGACTTCAACAGTATGCtataccttcaaatgactgagtgaagggatatttatagcctcaaacccgccaactagccacaacagctcagaaaaactgttaacaccggatgatccaatgaaaatagtagtactaacaccggatcatctggtgagtaaaacctcacaaactagccgttggaactccactcaatacctctttgaacaccggatacttcggtgatATCTTCAACTTCATCACCAGAACTTCCGGTGGGTTAACTTGAGCCAGACTACGCCACttcttttctgcaagaaatgcaccggtgcattgatcttcagagcaccggaccttctggtgggttatttttcatttttcaacaCTTGAAGttacctctgcaagaaatacttcggtgctataatccggtgCGTATAAACCAAGCACTGAACTATCCAGttggttgatcttcagtcttctgcacttgcatttgtctctacaagaaatactctggtatTACTCAGTGCAGattaccggattatccgataAGGTCCTCAAGTTTCTCCGctttatcaaaaatattttgatgaGTTCAATACACagagcaccggatcattcggtaaGAGCGATTCTCTTAATATTTTTCCAATTTAATCAATCTTTCTCTCGACTATAGTGATTTCtttatatattacatctacaagatatactaacatatatttttaataaatatattagttcaaataattacattattattaatcattaaaattataattataaaatgATAgaactattttccctacacccaCGTTTACCGATTAGCCAGCCACCTCTTCTTGCTCTGGTTGCACCGCGACTTCCTTCTTCGTCTCCTCGTTCCCTTCCCTTTGCCCTCTTGTTTCCCCCTTCCGCACCAGCTTCCCACGCGCCGGGCACCACGAGCATCCATGGTCGGTTTtacttcatcatccaaaatGAAGGCCCGGAGTCCAGTCTGTGTCAGAACTCCAGGAGACAGACGCCGGAAGGGAAGAGGAATTATCGAGCACCCTTCGGCCACCCACCGACCGGCGGGACCCACCTGCAGACCGCGGTCGCATCCGCTTCTTCTGCGtttacaccccccccccctcccgaaTCGTATTCGTATTTGTACCAGGCTCTCAGCTCTCCAGAGTCTCCTCCTCCATGTCTTGATccgaaccaaaccaaacctCACCTCCACGCCACCGCCGGATTCACCGCCATCTCACCCTCTCAAGCAGCTCGAGCTCCGCCGCCATGCTGGCTTCGGCGAGGTGATTGGTTTTTGCGGGGGGTTCGTGGGCTGTTCGGCGGATTGCCTGACGGAGTTTCCTCTCTTGCGCGGTGGGTTGCAGGGGCTTCTGGGCGCGGCACCGGCGGAAGATCCTGGTCTCTCTGGGCGTCGCCGGCGCGGGCTACGCGGCCTACCGCCTCTACGACGCGCATCGGAGCCAGATCGTAATGGTCGAGCAGCTACGCGCGAGGGGGGAGCAGGCCGCCGACGAGCTCGTCAAGAACCAGTAAGAGCTTTCCCCCTCCCATCCGGGGCGTACTTGGGTTTCTTCTTCTACTTCTTGCAATTGCATTGCTGGGGGTTGTGTGACGGTGTTCCTATTAATTGGGCTGGGAGTGGCTCCTGCGCGAGAGTGGGTATCGATTACAAGGTGAAGCTGGGGCGCTAGAGAAATTTTGCCTGGTGTCTCTGTTGTGCTCGGTTGGGTTGAGGGCTTCGTCGCCTGGCGTTGATTGTGAGCAGTTTAGCTTTGATTGGTTGCATAAGTTGGGTCGCGGCTCAGTAGGAGGATTAATGTGGATAAAGTTGTTGTTTTTTACAAGTTCAAACGTTTTACATCGCATGTATGATAGAAAAACAGGGAGGGAATCCTGTTCCACCGTACTTAGGTTAATTCGACCAGAAGTGCTGCTGATGTTGCTTATGGAGTTCATGGGAATAATTTGCAACTCATGATACGCGATGTTGCTAACATGATGGAGAAAAAAGTGTTGGGGAAAGATCAATACCTGATGTTGTTTGTTTTGTTGTAATTGTATTGAACACAGATGGTAACGGAGTAGTCTATGATGTATAGAATTGGTAAATGTTTCACATTATGCAGGTGCCATATTTAGTAAAGGAGACACCTTTCTGATCATTTTGTATGCTTCCTTTTTTGTTAGGTTGCAGACACACTTCGAGAACGTGCAAAGGATCTCTGACACCACTacgttaccttttgccatgcaTTATCTCCGTTCGCGGATAATGGAGGAACTGGATATATCACACTTGACTGAGAAGCTATTGCAAGGGAAGGGAGAATCAAGCGCACTGACACCAAAGGAGAAGTACGATACTTGGGAGAAGATTAAGATTATGAGTATGATATATCTTATCTTATATAATGTGTAACTTGTTAGTATTTTCGTTATCTAATCATAAATATGGATTAATAAAATTGTAATTGTTTTTATTGTCTTTCCATTTTCTTAGGTTTTGCAAGAACAGTTTCTTCAATGTGGGCGATGACACTGCTTAGCTTATATGTTAGAGTTCAGGTTACCATATTAGGCAGACACCTCTACTTAGATTTTGCCCGTGGTGCAGATGGTGCGCAATTACTGGTAAATTTATGCTCCAGGCTGCTATGCTTCAAGCATTCCTCATATGGATGAAAGTTTGTTTAATTTTGCTCCAGTTTCTGATGTTTGCATTCTAGACAGTTAAAACAATTGAAATTATGTTAGAACAGTGACTTGACTTGAGTTCAAGCTGCTTGCTGATGTGGAAATATCTCACTTCTTTTGTAGGCGGAATCTGATACTTTAAGCAAAAATGGACATAAGGACTTCCTTGCAACTGCTGATTACCTTGCCACTTACAGTATCAATGCACTGATAGCACAAATGCAACGTGCTGCAACAGAAGTCCTCAAAGAGTAAATATTTGTCCCCTGACCTTATGATTATTGTATTACCAACATGTTCGGCACTTGATAAATCAGTGGAGGTGCAATCAAAAATTTTGTAGCAAAATGATTGTTTCAAAAACATGCTGAATTTAGTGTACAGCAAAGCTATGGGTCATCAAGAGTATCCACATTTCTGCATTCAGCACAAAATAAGTAGAGCATTGTATACAATGTCTCATTTCTGTCTCATATCCTGTTTCTTGGAAAGCTGTTTATAATGAACCTTTTATTGCAAATCGCCTGTTAACCAGCTGCCTTCCAGTGGCTTTCTGGCTCACTTGTTTCTTAGTCTAGATTTCATTCCATCTTATACAATTTTTGTATCCTAAAACTTTTACATTCCTTAGTATCAATGTTAAATGGTATCTGTTACTATTCGCTTGAAATCAGCGATACCATCCATGACTGCTATGGCTGGTTCCCAGCATGAACCATCTGGTTACCACTGGGAAATTGATTCCTGGTTGCATAACATGGTGTGTGTTTCCCCTTGGTGATACTGAGTACTGACGTGTGAAAATTTTTCAGGAAGCAACTGAAAGACCCTATGAGCATGGACCAAGTATTACAAACAGTGTTACAAACATTGGACATGTTCATGAGTCTTTGTGAAGATAACTCGTGGATAAATTACCTTGTACCTGAAAATGCCAATCTTTATGCACAGTTGATGGCTGTGTCCAGTACCGGCTTTGATGATTCATCCCTTCTAAAGGAAGTCAGAAAGCTTGACCAACTGATGTCTGagacacgcatagtattggcaAGGTAATGTAGCGTTATGCATTGAGTTCTGTTCAGGTATAGCAAGCCCATAATTTGCACTACAACACACTCTTCTTTTCTCAACCTGTCGTATGACTAAGGTCTTAAGTTTTTCTTCATCAAATGACTTTGAATTGATTAAATGATTATATCAAATATTTCTATTAGCATATGGCATGTGATTTATATGCGCTTAGTTTGTTACTTTCTTATTGTACTATAGGATTCAAAATTGGAAGGAGTGAAAGTAAATTAATACAATGAGATGATACAGTACTTTCTATCTGTCGTGCTATTATGAAGTTTCTTGGTGGCATTCACAGCTATTTTGAACTTCATTGGTGGCATTTACCATTATAATAGATTACTATGGAGCGGTCATTGTGCTCTGTTTTTATGAGTTGAGTTTTGCTGTATGTTTTAACGAGTTGAATTTGGTGTGCATTACTCTTCCTTTCTGGGAATGAGATGATTTGAATAATACCATACAATTATATCATATTCATGTGTGGACGAGAACAGTCTCATTTCTTATACAAAGAACTATAGATGATCCAAGCAGCACTTCGACGAGAAAGAGGAGATTTTTATTATAAGGATGTTGTGCAGCTTACAGAATTATTGATTTCCCATGTTTGTCAATCTATTGGCATGCTTATGATTTTGACTCTTGACAATGCCATTTGTCTTTCAAATAGGCACCAAGAGTTACATAACCATATTGGTGTTATTGCAGTGATGATTTCAAAAATATCATGGAGAGGTCATTGAGGAAGATAGCGGATGTGGTGATAGAGGACCTGGCTTCACAGATTGGAACTCCAATTCCTCCATCAGGATTGCCCTTAGCGAAGCTCTTGGCCAGAGTAGCTCAACTGAGTTTGCCATTGCTTGAGGAACCAAACAAGAACAAGCACATTCAGATCATCCGAAGTATGCCTGAAGTGGAACTCTTCTACACATTCCTCTATGCGAACATGCCACCAGAAACATAATTTGTACAGTCATGTGTAAAGAGTAGTTTCATCTGAATTTTTGGCTCCAAACCTCCAAAAGATCTGGCGGTAATGGACAACGAACAATCTGCAAATCTGGAAACCAACACACGTGAAGAGACATAATGCTAATTTCTGCCCTGTATATGCTTGAGATATTCTGTTGTTGCTAACTTGATCTAACTGAGTGCAGTTCGTTCCAATTgtatttcttttcttcatttgaagtttcagttGTGCATGTCTAATTAGAATTCCAAGCTCTGTTTCTGCTATTTTGCTGTTATTTTTGGGATCTTACACATTGGCACTTGTTCTAGATGTTTCACTGGCCAAAGGGTTTATATAACTTGTGACCTATGGATTTGGCCTCTTCGCAAAGCTGATCAGATGGGTGTATTTGGCTGCTCATTCAGATAGCAAGTAGGACATTTAAGTGTTGCCCACTTCTCACCAGAACAACTAGTTTGATTGGCGTGCGTATGCCGcacctatttttattttgttgtgtagagcacgacaaaaaaagactaaaaaattaagttcacaaattttgtatatttcaatatttatttataaaattattaatgttaaacacattaaattaattatagagaaaacaatagtacttttatgtatgcacgtagttttaacatgtaggtgaaagtaatactagcttaaaaaaatttgtttcatatttttttgagttttagatatttttttttgcattttagatttttttcagctgatttattaatgtaactaatattcattttgatatttttctagaattttttttaaaaaaaattacatatgtatatatatacatatatatatatatatacatatatacttatatgtatatatacatacatataggtatatatatatacgtatacatacgCCCACTGTCAATTCCTCCCGGTTAGGATATAGTCTGTATGGATGTAAAACATGGGCAGCAGCCAGCATCCACAATTGGAAGGATAAATGTGCTGATGTCTAACAATTTTGATCGATTTTGACACCGTATTTAGCTAACTTCCACGAGGAGGCGGGGGCACGCATCAATACGACATTGAAATGTTTATAACAATGGGAGGGCTCCTAAACCAAATACGATTTGGTATTACCACAGCGCTGCATAAAGAAATGTAAACTACACGCTAAATCGTATGACTAAGAGCAGTATCTGTTGGGGAATGATCTTACGTGCCCTTTCGAATTCTGAGACGAAATTCACTGATGGTTGTTCAATGACGAATAATACAGTTGTGTTTCAGGGAGCGCGGACGAAGCATCTGGTGGGCCTTCGCATGAAGACCAAAGGTCGACCTGCGGCGCCAAGTATCAGTGCAGGCGAAGCCTCTGGTGGGCCTTCGCATAGAGACTGAAGGTCGACCTGCGGCGCTAAGTATCAATGCAGGCGAAGCCTCTGACGGGACTTCGggtggagaccgaagggtgactcgGGACGCAGCACTGaggctggtcgaaggtgccTTGAGAGCCTGTGTGCGGCTGGCGTTATGGGGATTCAGGCGAAGCCACGCGTCCGTCGAAGCCTGTGTAGCGGTCtggggtataattgtaaatgtgcaGATGTACTTAATGGTATCAaaatacccccgaatatgccgggaatgtggcagttagagggGTAACGCTGTAAATTAtggcgtggagtggttgagtacgggctataaataggctgaCACTGTAACTGATGGGACAAAGAAAAATTGTTTACTCATCTCCCCATAAACACATGTTGCGTCTCGTCGCCTTCGACTCTTTCTCTCTTTGGGTCGAAGGCTCCCCCTGGTTTGGTGACTTCGTAACCAACAGTTGGCGCCATCTGTGGGGATCGAACAAtccgaagccatgccacctaaaaagaagatGAATCCACTCGGTATGTCAGCAACATTGCCGGAGCTTTGGCCGACACACTCCCTTCGGTGCTGTCGCAGCCGGTCAACACTTCAATTGGTGGAGCTTACAGTATCCAGCAAGGACACGGTGATGTGAATGAGGTGCCCCCAGAGGACGAACATTGTCACGAAGCAGCTCTCCAAgaagatgcagcagcagcaatgcgAAGGATAGAAGCTAACCTTCATGCCCGTTTCGAGGCTTCGGTAGGAGAAAGAGGAAAGGTACATATTGTCG
It encodes:
- the LOC133902195 gene encoding peroxisome biogenesis protein 3-1-like encodes the protein MLASARGFWARHRRKILVSLGVAGAGYAAYRLYDAHRSQIVMVEQLRARGEQAADELVKNQLQTHFENVQRISDTTTLPFAMHYLRSRIMEELDISHLTEKLLQGKGESSALTPKEKYDTWEKIKIMSFARTVSSMWAMTLLSLYVRVQVTILGRHLYLDFARGADGAQLLAESDTLSKNGHKDFLATADYLATYSINALIAQMQRAATEVLKEKQLKDPMSMDQVLQTVLQTLDMFMSLCEDNSWINYLVPENANLYAQLMAVSSTGFDDSSLLKEVRKLDQLMSETRIVLASDDFKNIMERSLRKIADVVIEDLASQIGTPIPPSGLPLAKLLARVAQLSLPLLEEPNKNKHIQIIRSMPEVELFYTFLYANMPPET